In a single window of the Prevotella melaninogenica genome:
- a CDS encoding PstS family phosphate ABC transporter substrate-binding protein — translation MKRSRFYITVGLILSLGFLLSACGQKKRKDGRTDTPTSGTIKFASDESFSPIIEELLQTYQFRYPETHLLPIYTDDNKGMQLLLDQKVNLFFTSHALTKGEDAMLRGKGPIPAVFPIGYDGIAFIVNKANADSCITVTDVKKILSGQIAKWNQLNPKNDKGDIEVVFDNKASATLHYVVDSILGGKNIKSANIVAASNSKSVIDYVHNTPNAIGVIGSNWLNDHRDSTNTTFKKDIRVVGLSKTTVAQPENSWQPYQAYLLDGRYPFVRTIYAIVADPHKALPWAFANFVTNPIGQKIIFKAGLLPYRGEINIREVEVKTQ, via the coding sequence ATGAAAAGATCCAGATTCTACATAACAGTAGGATTGATACTATCCCTTGGTTTTCTTCTGTCTGCTTGCGGACAGAAGAAACGCAAGGACGGTAGAACAGATACACCGACGTCAGGGACGATTAAGTTCGCCTCTGACGAAAGTTTTAGTCCTATTATAGAGGAACTGTTACAGACTTATCAGTTCCGCTACCCAGAAACTCACTTGTTGCCAATCTACACAGATGACAACAAAGGTATGCAACTGCTCCTCGACCAGAAAGTTAATCTTTTCTTTACTTCTCATGCATTGACGAAGGGAGAAGATGCGATGTTACGAGGGAAAGGTCCTATCCCAGCGGTATTCCCGATAGGATATGATGGAATTGCTTTCATTGTTAACAAAGCTAATGCAGACTCGTGTATTACCGTTACCGATGTTAAGAAGATTCTCAGCGGTCAGATTGCAAAATGGAATCAATTGAACCCTAAGAATGATAAGGGTGATATTGAAGTTGTTTTTGATAACAAAGCTTCAGCAACATTGCATTATGTAGTCGACTCAATTTTAGGTGGAAAGAATATCAAGAGTGCGAACATTGTTGCTGCAAGTAACAGTAAGTCGGTTATCGACTATGTTCATAACACTCCTAATGCTATAGGTGTTATCGGGTCAAACTGGTTGAATGACCATCGTGACTCTACAAACACTACATTCAAGAAAGATATTAGAGTGGTTGGTCTTTCAAAGACTACCGTTGCACAGCCAGAGAATAGTTGGCAGCCTTATCAGGCTTATCTGTTAGATGGTAGATATCCTTTCGTAAGAACTATTTATGCTATTGTGGCAGACCCACATAAAGCATTGCCTTGGGCATTTGCAAACTTCGTAACCAATCCAATTGGTCAGAAGATTATTTTTAAGGCTGGTCTCTTGCCTTATCGTGGTGAAATTAACATTCGTGAAGTTGAAGTTAAGACCCAGTAG